The following are from one region of the Plasmodium gaboni strain SY75 chromosome 12, whole genome shotgun sequence genome:
- a CDS encoding hypothetical protein (conserved Plasmodium protein, unknown function) — protein MENRTKRSRGNFVSSEVFVCEESYAKNLKEIKMFENIKSDMSLIISQQLKKRSRTTFKLKNIEKKYIYLKDICELLNKSLIEGENILRKDKELISDYFEYTTSNLYYIFIKYENIISDMSEMNKNMKLKLKKIKDEEIINFKVCYEKLKNSMNILKNKKSHIILLKEDLNFLNDEYDNIKKIMEEKKSEDINLTLEKEYNELLIEFEKNKKELEEIKEKCNYQVKEKKKTRVNLNMIEESILEINEIIKKLNEENNIVNENFEILNNENDEIIKKIIEDNNKIKENCHVLNKELESLENDINDYNIKKKDLLNEYENLENRLKNISLVCNEKKREEENYSNIIKNKSEILINNKKILKEKEKEYELLNDDFLRCKEEYIKLEKLYENNENKLEDTKKLINDYTCMCEEKKLCLLNIEKRKENNEIEKIQILDLIQNDEKELNDQKNIFFKLSKILNLIHLIYEQYDEIQNEKCNMKKNEHVYIKKYEQLLINYEHVKTQVQNKKEMLDNKKEEIKKVEDILNIYHIEIISYNDKKEVMNKNEKELNEKKTKCIKKLKDEETNNNEDIIIKKTKNELELKYEELKNNLETQKMEKQQQHNNFLKQGEKEKLECDLQLFISEIKNQIEKDKEEKKK, from the coding sequence atGGAGAATAGGACGAAGAGGAGCAGGGGAAATTTTGTCAGTTCGGAAGTTTTTGTTTGTGAAGAAAGTTATGCGAAGAATTtgaaagaaataaaaatgtttgagaatataaaaagtgATATGAGTTTAATAATAAGTCAGCAGTTAAAGAAACGATCAAGAACTACTTTCaaattaaagaatatagagaagaaatatatatatttaaaagatatatgTGAGTTATTAAATAAGAGTTTAATTGAAGGAGagaatatattaagaaaagataaagaattaattagcgattattttgaatatacTACAAgtaatttatattatatatttataaaatatgagAATATTATAAGTGACATGTCTGAGATGAATAAGAATATGAAATTAAAgttgaagaaaataaaagatgaagaaataataaattttaaggtctgttatgaaaaattaaaaaatagtatgaatatattaaaaaataagaagagtcatattattttattaaaagaagatttaaattttttgaatgatgaatatgataatataaaaaaaattatggAGGAAAAAAAGAGTGAAGATATTAATTTGACATTAGAAAAGGAATATAATGAGTTGTTGATAgaatttgaaaaaaataaaaaggaactggaagaaataaaagaaaaatgtaATTATCAAGTGAAGGAGAAAAAGAAAACTCGTGTCaatttaaatatgataGAAGAAAGCATATTAGAgataaatgaaataatcaaaaaattaaatgaagaaaataatatagtgaatgaaaattttgaaatattaaacaatgaaaatgacgaaataataaaaaagataattgaagataataataaaataaaagaaaattgTCATGTATTAAACAAAGAATTAGAAAGTCtagaaaatgatataaatgattataatattaaaaaaaaggacctattaaatgaatatgaGAACTTGGAGAATAGATTAAAGAATATTAGTCTTGTATGTAATGAGAAAAAACGagaagaagaaaattattcaaatattataaaaaataaaagtgaAATTTTgattaataataaaaagatattaaaagaaaaggaGAAGGAATATGAATTATTGAATGATGATTTTTTAAGATGTAAggaagaatatataaagctagaaaaattatatgaaaataatgagAATAAATTGGAAGATACTAAAAAGCTCATAAATGATTATACATGCATGTgtgaagaaaaaaaattatgtttattaaatattgaaaaaagaaaagaaaataatgaaatagaaaaaatacaaatttTGGATCTTATAcaaaatgatgaaaaagaaTTGAATGATcaaaagaatatattttttaaactTTCAAAGATATTGaatttaatacatttaatatatgaacaatatGATGAGATCCAGAATGAAAAGTGTaacatgaaaaaaaatgaacatgtttatataaagaaatatgagcaattattaataaattatgaaCATGTTAAGACACAAGTGCagaataaaaaagaaatgcttgataataaaaaagaagaaataaaaaaggtagaagatatattaaatatatatcatatagaaattatttcatataatgataaaaaagaagtgatgaataaaaatgaaaaggaattaaatgagaaaaaaaccaagtgtataaaaaaattaaaagatgAAGAAACTAATAACAATGaagatattattataaaaaaaacaaagaaT
- a CDS encoding putative vacuolar protein sorting-associated protein 26, giving the protein MLSTIFGSVCSLDLKIDADENKKFAFLRKDKKGEKCPIFSDGEDINGTATISLKPGKKFEHYGIKLELIGQINILNDKANSYDFFSISKDLEPPGFLVESKQFKWKFSAVDKQHESYFGTNVQLRYFVRLNIIKGYSGNIQKEIDFIVQNLCIPPEINNTIKMEVGIEDCLHIEFEYDKSKYHLKDVVVGKVYFLLVRIKIKHMELDIIKMETSGVGKNYTTETVTLSKFEIMDGSPIKSECIPVRLYLSGFDLTPTYKNIQNKFSVKYYINLIIVDEEERRYFKKQEIFLWRKKMG; this is encoded by the exons atg CTATCGACAATTTTTGGGAGCGTGTGCTCCTTAGATTTAAAAATTGATGcagatgaaaataaaaagttCGCCTTTCTAAGAAAAGATAAGAAGGGAGAGAAGTGCCCAATATTTTCAGACGGAGAAGATATTAACGGAACAGCAACAATAAGTCTAAAGCCAGGAAAAAAGTTTGAACATTATGGTATAAAATTAGAATTAATTGgacaaataaatatattaaatgataaagCCAATTCttatgattttttttctatatcaAAAGATCTAGAACCTCCTGGATTTTTAGTAGAAAGTAAACAATTCAAATGGAAATTTTCAGCTGTCGATAAACAACATGAATCTTATTTTGGTACAAATGTTCAACTAAGATATTTTGTTAgattaaatataattaaagGATATTCTGGTAATATACAAAAAGAAATTGATTTTATTGTTCAAAATTTGTGTATACCACCCGAAATTAATAATACCATTAAAATGGAAGTAGGCATAGAAGATTGTCTACATATTGAATTTGAATATGATAAATCCAAATATCACTTAAAAGATGTTGTTGTTGGAAAAgtttattttcttcttgtaagaattaaaattaaacaCATGGAATtagatattataaaaatggaaaCCTCTGGGGTAGGCAAAAATTATACTACAGAAACTGTTACCTTGTCAAAATTTGAAATAATGGACGGTTCTCCAATTAAATCGGAGTGTATTCCTGTGAGATTATATCTAAGTGGTTTCGATCTAACTCCCacttataaaaatattcaaaataaattctcggtcaaatattatattaacCTCATAATAGTGGATGAGGAAGAAAGGCGTTATTTCAAAAAGCAGGAAATTTTCTTATGGCGAAAAAAAATGggttaa
- a CDS encoding putative membrane protein (conserved Plasmodium membrane protein, unknown function) — translation MKNETQHFFIVCLFDIAFFAVCVCIWLYLRKNRDENKINDNIYILNHQTHSELKIENKESVGVTNDENNTEVKKKTNRFRTFLNIKDDKIVNTEIKYYLFFLKANRNIIFSLCILGTFLVLPLYLSLPRNDINNPSFFHYISAGSISDINILTILYFITLIYSAISYAFIYLLWRKIRPSKKKTKKFLPQNFTIMVSRIDKKEINAYKIYEYFCNLTNNKVVSAYLILDYSIVYHEQKKIFNATKNLKLLKENEEKKNIKREKSRSIFFKWTSKKKKKKNASNGPLQICDKNTNQNVKISKNNTTEGNQMNNSASIQNKKAKNLSAENNNNTMTNTKSKNEHSKLSSNDNIKNINDDKRKKKNQNDANSNVSRGVTIEGNDKNNDTDINESMDRKIKKATSKGNEAYKQKSASKMKENEILEKKEKGKNIKKEHKNGVDNYDDDDDNDDNDDNNNDDDDDDDDDNDDDNNDDDNNDDDNNDDDNNDGDDDMKNIKSKRDNDNVEDEPACYLKDTTDEELVVEKTKLRKKKNAGSNYSYKLDLEEKLMRSTNNDMLFYDLDNLSTKDNDNIDIKYKKKKKKNLYKSDSKTNFFDKIFFFLKKNKKSHWKKKLKEHLIKFYSIKNETPKKSTGVCFVSFIDTKSVHDCIHNIPFTERNKWVISNAPPNYDIIWKNLKNDSYKVCARFIILNALLLLANTIMIISVTSIDNILKLKIKKYKAADPSSSNLSAILTTWLSPFIVIFVNSIIQPALISCVSMIIGFIRKSSEHTYVLQGNFIFLILNTIIIPLLSLSPLSSIIKVMYSDEIGQWSTRLGEYLFNSSGFFAMRYLLHCCFLTCANQLLQIPQFSIRSIFKILTKKEISAWTFDFGYWYGFNTSILALILTFSVAVPFILPLGSLYFFLRYYIDKYNLIYEICRTNLDSHGAVVRTAIKFMLFSVAFFQLVMFTFFSRVQNKFISVGRNILFLSSSLTTLLLLCRSTEWVSTNHIKRKKGKRTFCYLCEKNVYVSNLKDLNKLKYAYANPCESKR, via the exons atGAAGAATGAAACACAACATTTTTTCATCGTGTGCTTATTTGACATAGCATTTTTTGCGGTGTGTGTTTGTATATGGTTATATTTAAGAAAGAATCGAGATGAGAACAAgataaatgataatatatatatattaaatcatCAGACACATAGTGAATTAAAGATAGAGAATAAAGAGAGTGTAGGTGTAAcaaatgatgaaaataatacagaagtaaaaaagaaaacaaatAGATTTCgaacatttttaaatataaaagatgaTAAAATAGTAAATAcagaaataaaatattatttattttttttaaaagctaatagaaatattatattttcattatgTATATTAGGAACCTTTTTAGTTTTAccattatatttatcattaccaagaaatgatataaataatccatctttttttcattatattaGTGCTGGTAGTATATctgatataaatattttgactatattatattttatcacCTTAATATATAGTGCTATTTCTTATGCattcatttatttgttGTGGAGAAAAATTCGACCCAGTAAGAAGAAGACCAAAAAATTTCTTCCTCAGAATTTTACTATTATGGTTTCTCGTAtagataaaaaagaaattaatgcttataaaatatatgaatatttttgCAACCTAACTAATAATAAAGTTGTCTCAGCTTATTTGATATTAGATTATTCTATTGTTTATCATgaacaaaagaaaattttcAATGCTACCAAAAATTTAAAACTActtaaagaaaatgaagagaaaaaaaatattaaaagagAAAAGTCTAGGAGTATCTTCTTTAAATGGAcatctaaaaaaaaaaaaaaaaaaaatgctTCAAATGGTCCACTTCAAATATGTGATAAAAATACTAATCAGAATGTAAAAATTTcgaaaaataatacaacAGAAGGTAATCAAATGAATAATAGTGCATctattcaaaataaaaaagcAAAGAATCTATCTGcagaaaataataataataccATGACAAACACTAAATCAAAAAATGAGCACAGCAAATTAAGTagtaatgataatattaaaaatattaatgacGATAAGAGGAAGAAGAAGAATCAAAATGATGCCAACAGTAATGTTTCTAGAGGTGTTACTATCGAAGgaaatgataaaaataatgacactgatataaatgaaagTATGGACAGAAAAATCAAAAAGGCTACTTCTAAGGGTAACGAAGCATACAAACAAAAAAGTGCTAGCAAGATGAAGGAGAATGAAATAttggaaaaaaaagaaaaaggaaaaaatattaaaaaggaacataaaaatggtgttgataattatgatgatgatgatgataatgatgataatgatgataataataatgatgatgatgatgatgatgatgatgataatgatgatgataataatgatgatgataataatgatgatgataataatgatgatgataataatgatggtgatgatgatatgaaaaatattaaatcCAAAAGAGATAATGATAATGTAGAAGATGAACCAGCTTgttatttaaaagataCCACAGATGAAGAATTAGTAGTTGAAAAAACtaaattaagaaaaaaaaaaaatgcaGGTTCAAATTATAGTTATAAACTTGATCtagaagaaaaattaatgaGAAGTACAAATAATgatatgttattttatGATTTAGATAATTTATCTACAAAagataatgataatattgatataaaatataaaaagaaaaagaaaaaaaatttatataaaagtgATTCTAAGACCAACttttttgataaaatatttttctttttaaaaaaaaataaaaaaagtcattggaaaaaaaaattaaaagaacATTTAATTAAATTCTATTCAATCAAAAATGAAACTCCAAAAAAATCTACAGGAGTATGTTTTGTATCTTTTATAGATACAAAGTCTGTTCATGATTGTATACATAATATACCATTCACAGAAAGAAATAAATGGGTTATATCTAATGCACCACCtaattatgatattatatggaagaatttaaaaaatgatagTTATAAAGTATGTGCTcgttttattatattgaatgcattattattattagcTAATACAATAATGATTATATCGGTTACATCTATTGATAATATCTTAAAGcttaaaattaaaaaatataaggCGGCGGACCCAAGCTCATCTAATCTCAGTGCAATATTGACAA CTTGGTTATCCCCatttattgttatatttgTGAACAGTATTATTCAACCAGCTTTAATTTCTTGTGTTTCCATGATTATTGGATTTATAAGAAAGTCAAGTGAACATACATACGTGTTACAAGGAaattttatctttttaattttaaatacaATTATTATACCTTTACTTTCTCTTTCTCCCTTAAGTTCGATAATAAAg GTCATGTATTCTGATGAAATCGGGCAGTGGTCAACACGCCTGGGAGaatatctttttaattCTAGTGGTTTCTTTGCTATGCGTTATTTACTTCATTGTTGTTTCTTAACGTGTGCAAATCAATTATTGCAAATTCCTCAATTTTcaa TACGTTCAATTTTTAAGATTCTTACGAAAAAAGAAATCAGTGCTTGGACTTTTGATTTTGGATATTGGTATGGATTTAATACTTCCATTTTAGCCTTGATATTGACCTTTAG tgTTGCTGTGCCTTTCATATTACCACTAGGGTCCCTATACTTTTTCTTGCGATATTATATCGacaaatataatttaatttatgAAATATGTCGAACGAATTTGGATAGTCACGGAGCGGTAGTGAGGACGGCTATAAAATTTATGCTTTTTTCAGTGGCTTTCTTTCAA cTGGTTATGTTCACGTTTTTTTCGAGAGTTCAGAATAAGTTCATTTCGGTTGGcagaaatatattatttttgtcATCATCGTTGACAAcacttttattattgtgTCGATCGACAGAATGGGTTAGTACCaatcatataaaaagaaaaaaaggGAAAAGAACGTTTTGTTATCTATgtgaaaaaaatgtatatgttagtaatttaaaagatttaAACAAATTAAAGTATGCTTATGCAAATCCATGTGAATCAAAgagataa